A single genomic interval of Flavobacterium sp. N2820 harbors:
- a CDS encoding beta-mannosidase, with protein sequence MFKKIFLFLILICCSVSAQTSYRNLSNEKWTFNKQNESKKHKASIPGTVHTDLFQNQLIPDPFFGTNEKELQWIENENWEYETHFTLSESELKNQNIDLEFEGLDTYATVLLNGKVVLEANNMFRKWTISAKSNLKIGSNHLKVVFHSTVQKGKEAAAKLSYTLPEKERVFVRKAQYQFGWDWGPRFVTAGIWKKVQLKFWNSAKIENIKFSQVELNDKKAILEFTTEIYVSKAKTIQLKINDKSETFNLKKGKNKIIMFYEIANPKLWWCNGLGEANLYPFTIEVQQKKQFLDAKKINIGLRTIELIQENDQHGKSFYFKLNGKSVFMKGANVVPPDSFLPRVSDSTYFSLVKNAKKANMNMLRVWGGGVYFDDAFYEACDANGILVWQDFMFACSMYPGDEKFVQNVKQEVIDNVNRLQNHPSIAIWCGNNENDEGWHNWGWQKQFNYSKADSTQIWNDYKKVFHEMIPQTLDSLLPKEKNIYWSSSPSIGWGRKESLLQGDSHYWGVWWGKEPFEIYEKKVGRFMSEYGFQGMPNLETLRKVMRKEDLNFTSEAFKNHQKHPTGYETINEYMERDYVVPKDFENYLYVSQLLQARGMKIAIEAHRRAKPYCMGTLYWQFNDCWPVTSWSSLDYYGNWKAFHYQAKRSFENILLSFEMTVNKSNKYFVINDGLQNYAGELKAEVRNFKGQLLWNDVTYCKADSKSINIAITYPFIPLDKIDKQNSYLKLEFISDDNHFESIFFFEKPKDLKLSKPNIQIKTIDEVTIEIFSDVLAKDVFLSSENEVFFDDNYFDLLPNEKRVIKLSKPVQNIKVKSLFDTIN encoded by the coding sequence ATGTTTAAAAAAATATTCTTGTTTTTGATTCTAATTTGCTGTTCGGTTTCAGCACAGACTTCTTATCGTAATTTGTCAAATGAAAAATGGACTTTCAATAAGCAAAATGAATCTAAAAAACACAAGGCATCTATACCTGGAACCGTTCATACCGATTTGTTTCAAAACCAATTAATTCCTGATCCTTTTTTTGGAACTAATGAAAAAGAATTGCAATGGATTGAAAATGAGAATTGGGAATACGAAACACATTTTACACTATCAGAATCGGAACTAAAAAATCAAAATATCGATTTGGAATTTGAGGGTTTGGACACGTATGCAACCGTTTTGTTGAACGGAAAAGTAGTTTTAGAAGCCAATAATATGTTCCGAAAATGGACCATTTCAGCCAAATCAAATTTAAAAATTGGATCCAATCATTTAAAAGTTGTTTTTCATTCGACAGTTCAAAAAGGGAAAGAAGCAGCAGCAAAATTATCTTATACGTTACCCGAAAAAGAACGTGTTTTTGTACGAAAAGCGCAATATCAATTCGGTTGGGATTGGGGACCACGATTTGTAACGGCAGGAATTTGGAAAAAAGTCCAATTGAAATTTTGGAATTCGGCTAAAATCGAAAACATAAAATTCAGTCAAGTTGAATTGAATGACAAAAAAGCGATTTTAGAATTCACAACCGAAATTTACGTTTCCAAAGCAAAAACGATTCAGCTAAAAATCAATGATAAATCGGAAACCTTCAATCTTAAAAAAGGAAAGAACAAAATCATAATGTTCTATGAAATTGCGAATCCAAAATTGTGGTGGTGTAATGGTTTAGGTGAAGCAAATTTATATCCTTTTACTATCGAAGTCCAACAGAAAAAGCAATTTTTGGATGCAAAAAAAATAAATATTGGTTTACGAACTATCGAATTAATTCAGGAAAATGACCAACATGGTAAAAGTTTTTATTTCAAATTAAACGGGAAATCGGTTTTCATGAAAGGTGCTAATGTGGTTCCGCCAGATAGTTTTTTACCACGCGTTTCTGATTCCACATATTTTTCTTTAGTTAAAAATGCCAAAAAAGCGAACATGAACATGCTTCGTGTTTGGGGTGGCGGCGTTTATTTTGATGATGCGTTTTATGAAGCTTGTGATGCCAACGGAATTTTAGTGTGGCAAGATTTTATGTTTGCTTGTTCGATGTATCCAGGCGATGAAAAATTTGTGCAAAACGTAAAACAGGAAGTAATTGATAACGTGAATCGGTTACAAAATCATCCAAGTATTGCCATTTGGTGTGGCAATAATGAAAACGACGAAGGTTGGCACAATTGGGGTTGGCAAAAACAATTTAACTATTCAAAAGCCGATTCGACTCAAATTTGGAACGATTACAAAAAAGTATTTCATGAAATGATTCCGCAGACTTTAGATAGTTTACTTCCGAAAGAAAAAAATATTTATTGGTCTTCATCACCATCCATTGGTTGGGGAAGAAAAGAAAGTTTGTTGCAAGGCGATTCGCACTATTGGGGCGTTTGGTGGGGAAAAGAACCATTTGAAATTTATGAGAAAAAAGTAGGGCGTTTTATGAGCGAATATGGTTTTCAAGGTATGCCCAATTTGGAAACGTTGCGAAAAGTAATGCGAAAAGAAGATTTAAATTTTACTTCCGAAGCTTTCAAAAATCATCAAAAACACCCAACAGGTTATGAAACTATAAACGAATATATGGAGCGCGATTATGTGGTGCCAAAAGATTTTGAAAATTATCTTTATGTTTCGCAACTGTTGCAAGCTCGTGGAATGAAAATCGCCATTGAAGCCCACCGAAGAGCCAAACCCTATTGCATGGGAACACTATATTGGCAATTCAATGATTGTTGGCCTGTAACGTCTTGGAGTTCGTTAGATTATTATGGAAATTGGAAAGCGTTTCATTATCAGGCGAAGCGAAGTTTTGAAAACATACTTTTATCTTTTGAAATGACTGTTAATAAAAGTAATAAATATTTTGTTATTAATGATGGTTTACAAAATTATGCAGGAGAATTAAAAGCGGAAGTTAGAAATTTTAAGGGTCAACTTTTATGGAATGATGTAACGTATTGTAAAGCTGATTCCAAATCAATAAACATTGCAATAACTTATCCATTTATTCCTTTAGATAAAATAGATAAACAAAATTCATATTTAAAATTAGAATTTATTTCAGATGATAATCATTTTGAAAGTATTTTCTTTTTTGAAAAACCTAAAGATTTAAAATTATCAAAGCCAAATATTCAAATCAAAACTATTGATGAAGTAACCATTGAAATTTTTTCTGATGTTTTAGCTAAGGATGTTTTTTTGTCTTCTGAAAATGAAGTGTTTTTTGATGACAATTATTTTGATTTATTACCAAATGAAAAACGAGTTATCAAATTGTCAAAGCCAGTTCAAAATATAAAAGTGAAATCGTTGTTTGATACAATAAATTAA
- a CDS encoding copper homeostasis protein CutC: MKKIEIACFNIESALIAQKAGADRVELCADMSVGGTTPTIEIIQQVREHLTIDLYVMIRPRGGNFVYSEAEFEQMKSEIETIKKLGVNGFVFGILNEDKTINIEQNKALVEFAKPFPCTFHRAFDAVLNVEKALEDVISCGFSTILTSGTFPNVIEGKEVLKQLVNQANNRIKIMPGGGLRSINISELNETVKANWYHSSAITDGSEIANPEEIIQLKNKLQS, from the coding sequence ATGAAAAAAATAGAAATCGCTTGTTTTAACATTGAATCTGCTTTAATCGCTCAAAAAGCTGGAGCCGATAGAGTGGAATTATGTGCTGATATGTCGGTTGGTGGTACAACTCCAACAATAGAAATAATCCAACAAGTTCGCGAGCATTTGACCATCGATTTATATGTAATGATTCGCCCAAGAGGAGGAAATTTTGTTTACTCAGAAGCAGAATTTGAACAGATGAAATCAGAAATTGAGACCATCAAAAAACTTGGAGTTAACGGATTTGTTTTTGGAATTTTGAATGAAGATAAAACAATTAATATCGAACAAAATAAAGCTTTAGTAGAATTTGCAAAACCATTTCCTTGTACGTTTCATCGTGCTTTTGATGCCGTTTTAAATGTTGAAAAAGCATTGGAAGATGTTATTTCGTGTGGATTTTCAACGATTCTAACTTCTGGTACTTTTCCAAATGTCATAGAAGGAAAAGAAGTGTTGAAACAATTGGTCAATCAAGCAAATAATCGCATCAAAATTATGCCTGGTGGTGGATTACGTTCAATTAATATTTCTGAATTAAATGAAACGGTAAAAGCCAATTGGTATCATTCATCTGCAATTACAGATGGAAGTGAAATTGCTAATCCGGAAGAAATCATCCAACTAAAGAATAAACTTCAATCTTAA
- a CDS encoding isoaspartyl peptidase/L-asparaginase has product MTNRRNFLKTTALATAGVAFQAFNGKSDETEMDINLGKVNKPIVLSTWNFGLQANEAAWEILKNKGRALDAVEAGVKIPEGDVNERSVGYGGRPDRDGHVTLDACIMDEFSNIGSVACLEHIKHPISVARMVMEKTPHVMLVGEGALQFAIAQGFKKENLLVEASEKEWKEWLKTSEYLPKANIENHDTIGMIALDTHGNLSGACTTSGMAFKMHGRVGDSPIIGAGLYVDNEIGAATATGHGEEVIRITGCHLVVELMRQGKSPQKACEEAVMRIVKLTQNRGKNLKDIQVGFIALNKKGEYGSYCVQGGFNYAVHDATGNKLIDANYFLK; this is encoded by the coding sequence ATGACAAACAGAAGAAATTTTTTAAAAACAACCGCATTAGCAACAGCTGGCGTAGCATTTCAGGCTTTCAATGGAAAATCTGATGAAACTGAAATGGATATTAATTTAGGAAAAGTAAATAAACCAATTGTGCTTTCTACATGGAATTTCGGTTTGCAAGCCAATGAAGCCGCTTGGGAAATTCTAAAAAATAAAGGTCGCGCTTTGGATGCTGTAGAAGCTGGTGTGAAAATTCCAGAAGGCGATGTAAATGAAAGAAGTGTGGGTTACGGCGGTCGTCCAGATAGAGATGGTCACGTAACATTAGACGCTTGTATTATGGATGAATTTTCGAATATTGGTTCGGTAGCTTGTTTGGAACACATTAAACATCCTATTTCTGTAGCAAGAATGGTCATGGAAAAAACGCCTCATGTGATGTTGGTAGGTGAAGGCGCTTTGCAGTTTGCAATTGCACAAGGATTCAAAAAAGAAAATTTGTTAGTTGAAGCTTCCGAAAAAGAATGGAAGGAATGGCTAAAAACCAGTGAATATTTACCAAAAGCAAACATCGAAAATCACGACACTATAGGAATGATTGCTTTGGATACACACGGCAATTTATCGGGTGCGTGTACTACAAGCGGTATGGCGTTTAAAATGCATGGTAGAGTTGGCGATTCCCCAATTATCGGTGCAGGTTTGTATGTGGATAATGAAATTGGAGCAGCAACCGCAACAGGCCACGGAGAAGAAGTAATCCGAATAACGGGTTGTCATTTAGTAGTAGAATTAATGCGTCAAGGGAAATCGCCACAAAAGGCTTGTGAAGAAGCGGTGATGCGAATTGTAAAACTGACTCAAAATCGAGGAAAAAACCTAAAAGACATTCAAGTTGGATTCATCGCTTTGAATAAAAAAGGTGAATATGGTTCGTATTGTGTGCAAGGTGGCTTCAATTATGCCGTTCACGATGCAACCGGAAATAAATTAATCGATGCGAATTACTTTTTGAAATAA
- a CDS encoding glycoside hydrolase family 20 protein, with protein sequence MKYKILTLLLLFSVICIAQQTLNLIPKPQNIEHYSGSFVLNSKTVIQADKNSFEAEYLQQIIKQQLGLNLEITTSSKAKSKIIFVTKIIEEKKTFKEWYNLSISNNEIVIKATENQGIFYGIQTLIQLLPLEKSFEIKIPCSNITDEPKFQWRGMHLDVSRHFFPKDFIKKYIDYLALYKMNTFHWHLTDDQGWRIEIKKYPKLTDVGAWRNGSMIGHYTDQTFDDIRYGGFYTQEEIKEIVAYAKERHITIVPEIEMPGHALAALASYPEFSCTGGPFEVGKTWGVLEDVFCPKDETFTFLENVLTEVIDLFPSEYIHIGGDESPKVRWKSCPHCQKRIKEEHLKDEHELQSYFIQRIEKFVNSKGRKIIGWDEILEGGLAPNAAVMSWRGTEGGIAAAKQKHFVVMSPGSHCYFDHYQGEPKNEPIAFGGYTNVEKVYSFNPIPKELSAEESKYILGAQANLWTEYINTPEHVEYMVFPRIAALSEVLWGTSDPNNYKEFEKRLIQHFEMYEKKEINYSKAIFEVTSKVNPAENGIAFELKSVNPNGIKYTTDGSEPNVNSISYEAPILVTKNKTIKAAYFENGKAKSATIEQPFFITKSTGKKIELVHQPHENYGIGGSFTLVDGMKGNTSKFGRDWLGFWGKNMNATIDLGKSETISKISINTLSSEGSWIYFPKSIEILVSKEGKNYIPITIVTSKEIYENKGKIVVEFDKQNVQFIKIIAENNGIIADGKPGAGSNSWLFVDEISVE encoded by the coding sequence ATGAAATATAAAATACTGACTTTGTTGTTGCTCTTTTCTGTAATTTGCATTGCACAACAAACTCTTAACTTAATTCCGAAGCCACAAAACATTGAACATTATTCCGGTTCTTTTGTTTTGAACTCGAAAACGGTGATTCAAGCCGATAAAAATTCTTTCGAAGCTGAATATTTGCAACAAATCATAAAGCAACAATTAGGATTAAATTTAGAAATTACAACTTCGTCTAAAGCAAAGTCTAAAATTATTTTTGTAACTAAAATTATCGAAGAAAAAAAGACTTTCAAAGAATGGTATAATTTATCAATTTCAAACAATGAAATAGTTATAAAAGCAACTGAAAATCAAGGAATTTTCTACGGTATTCAAACATTAATTCAATTACTTCCATTAGAGAAATCATTCGAAATAAAAATACCTTGTTCGAATATAACTGATGAACCCAAATTCCAATGGCGCGGTATGCATTTAGATGTTTCTCGTCATTTCTTTCCAAAAGATTTTATCAAAAAATATATTGATTATTTAGCGTTATATAAAATGAATACCTTTCATTGGCATTTAACCGATGATCAAGGTTGGCGCATCGAAATTAAAAAATATCCAAAATTAACCGATGTTGGTGCCTGGCGAAACGGTTCTATGATTGGACATTACACCGACCAAACTTTCGATGATATTCGTTATGGCGGATTTTATACGCAAGAAGAAATCAAAGAGATTGTAGCTTACGCCAAAGAACGCCACATCACCATTGTTCCTGAAATCGAAATGCCTGGTCATGCTTTAGCAGCCTTAGCTTCTTATCCTGAATTTTCTTGCACTGGCGGACCTTTTGAAGTGGGAAAAACTTGGGGTGTTTTAGAAGATGTTTTTTGCCCTAAAGATGAAACTTTTACGTTTTTAGAAAATGTTTTAACAGAAGTAATTGATTTATTCCCTTCCGAATATATTCACATTGGTGGTGATGAATCTCCAAAAGTCCGTTGGAAAAGTTGTCCGCATTGTCAAAAAAGAATCAAAGAGGAACATCTAAAAGACGAACACGAATTGCAAAGTTATTTCATCCAAAGAATCGAAAAATTTGTCAACAGTAAAGGTCGAAAAATAATCGGTTGGGATGAAATTTTAGAAGGCGGATTAGCACCAAACGCAGCCGTAATGAGTTGGCGCGGCACCGAAGGCGGAATTGCAGCAGCAAAGCAAAAACATTTCGTAGTGATGTCACCAGGTTCACATTGTTATTTTGATCATTATCAAGGTGAGCCCAAAAACGAACCGATTGCTTTTGGAGGTTATACAAATGTGGAAAAAGTGTATTCATTCAATCCAATTCCAAAAGAACTTTCAGCAGAAGAATCGAAATATATTCTTGGTGCTCAAGCCAATCTTTGGACAGAATATATCAATACGCCAGAACACGTTGAATATATGGTTTTTCCAAGAATAGCAGCACTTTCTGAAGTGCTATGGGGAACTTCTGATCCAAATAATTACAAAGAATTTGAAAAAAGATTGATTCAACATTTTGAAATGTATGAGAAAAAAGAAATCAATTACAGCAAAGCCATTTTTGAAGTAACTTCAAAAGTAAATCCAGCTGAAAACGGAATAGCATTCGAATTAAAATCTGTCAATCCAAACGGAATCAAATATACAACTGATGGCTCGGAACCGAATGTAAATTCTATTTCTTACGAAGCACCAATTCTAGTTACAAAAAATAAAACCATTAAGGCAGCATATTTCGAAAATGGAAAAGCCAAAAGCGCCACTATCGAACAACCGTTTTTCATCACAAAATCAACAGGCAAAAAGATAGAATTGGTGCATCAACCGCATGAAAATTACGGAATTGGTGGTTCTTTTACTTTGGTAGATGGAATGAAAGGAAATACTTCAAAATTTGGGAGAGATTGGTTAGGCTTCTGGGGAAAAAATATGAATGCCACAATCGATTTAGGGAAATCAGAAACGATTTCAAAAATCAGTATCAACACACTTTCATCAGAAGGAAGTTGGATTTATTTTCCAAAAAGCATCGAAATTTTAGTTTCAAAAGAGGGTAAAAATTACATTCCAATTACAATAGTTACTTCTAAAGAAATTTATGAAAATAAAGGAAAAATCGTAGTTGAATTTGACAAACAAAATGTTCAATTTATAAAAATTATTGCAGAAAACAACGGAATCATAGCAGATGGAAAACCAGGTGCAGGTTCTAACAGTTGGTTATTTGTAGACGAAATAAGTGTAGAATAA
- a CDS encoding sodium-translocating pyrophosphatase, protein MESMMIYVPIVMAVIGLLFMWAKRAWVLKQDAGDGKMKEISDYIYEGALAFLKAEYKLLTFFVIGASIVLAVISQFVETTSILIVVAFIFGAIFSALAGNMGMKIATKTNVRTAQAARTSLPQALKVSFGGGTVMGLGVAGLAVLGLTAFFIFFFHYFMGGVWTSTEQMTIVLETLAGFSLGAESIALFARVGGGIYTKAADVGADLVGKVEAGIPEDDPRNPATIADNVGDNVGDVAGMGADLFGSYVATVLAAMVLGNYVIKDMGGKIDDAFGGIGPILLPMAIAGFGILFSIIGTMLVKISSDDAKEAQVQAALNKGNWVSIVLTAISCFFLVQFMLPEVMTMEFYGEGAKEISSMRVFYATIVGLVVGAVISSVTEYYTGLGTKPVMAIVQKSSTGAGTNVIAGLATGMISTFPTVLLFAAAIWASYAFAGFYGVALAASAMMATTAMQLAIDAFGPISDNAGGIAEMSELPKEVRTRTDILDSVGNTTAATGKGFAIASAALTSLALFAAYVTFTGIDGINIFKAPVLAMLFVGGMIPVVFSALAMNSVGKAAMDMVYEVRRQFKEIPGIMEGTGKPEYGKCVEISTKAALREMMLPGILTIGFPIAIVLLGKLVYADNNQLIAEMLGGYMAGVTVSGVLWAVFQNNAGGAWDNAKKSFEAGVMINGEMTYKGSDAHKAAVTGDTVGDPFKDTSGPSMNILIKLTCLIGLVIAPILGGHGATTEKGACCSGDKKEMVCTEGKCDLSKCATMTKDECAKMCEANGCSDACKEKCMAQYDENGKYIGDAVHVHGPNCNHDKAEIKDIKVTKVKDANGKVKATVILTTMVDGKETTEEKVFEGDDLEVDAKITELGK, encoded by the coding sequence ATGGAATCAATGATGATTTATGTGCCAATAGTTATGGCAGTTATTGGCTTATTATTTATGTGGGCCAAAAGAGCATGGGTATTAAAACAAGACGCCGGAGACGGTAAAATGAAAGAAATTTCAGATTATATCTACGAAGGTGCATTAGCTTTCTTAAAAGCAGAATATAAATTATTAACGTTTTTCGTTATTGGAGCAAGTATTGTTTTAGCAGTAATTTCTCAATTTGTCGAAACAACAAGTATTTTAATTGTAGTTGCATTTATTTTTGGGGCTATTTTTTCAGCTCTAGCTGGAAACATGGGAATGAAAATCGCAACCAAAACAAATGTTAGAACTGCTCAAGCTGCGCGAACAAGTTTACCACAAGCATTAAAAGTATCTTTTGGTGGTGGAACAGTAATGGGATTAGGTGTTGCTGGTTTAGCAGTTCTTGGTTTAACCGCTTTCTTTATTTTCTTCTTCCATTATTTTATGGGTGGTGTATGGACATCAACTGAACAAATGACAATTGTTTTAGAAACATTGGCTGGTTTTTCGTTAGGTGCTGAATCTATCGCTTTATTTGCTCGTGTAGGTGGAGGTATTTATACTAAAGCTGCTGACGTTGGTGCTGATTTAGTAGGAAAAGTTGAAGCTGGAATTCCAGAAGACGATCCACGAAATCCTGCTACAATTGCCGATAACGTTGGTGATAACGTTGGTGATGTTGCTGGTATGGGTGCTGATTTATTCGGTTCATATGTAGCAACTGTTTTAGCGGCAATGGTTTTAGGAAATTATGTAATTAAAGATATGGGTGGTAAAATCGATGATGCTTTTGGCGGAATTGGACCAATTTTATTACCAATGGCCATCGCTGGTTTCGGAATTTTATTCTCTATTATTGGAACAATGTTAGTTAAAATTTCAAGTGACGATGCCAAAGAAGCACAAGTACAGGCCGCTTTAAACAAAGGAAACTGGGTTTCTATTGTTTTAACAGCAATTTCTTGTTTTTTCTTAGTACAATTTATGTTGCCAGAAGTTATGACAATGGAATTTTATGGTGAAGGCGCTAAAGAAATTTCTTCAATGCGTGTTTTCTATGCAACAATTGTAGGATTAGTAGTGGGTGCCGTTATTTCATCTGTGACGGAATATTATACAGGATTAGGTACAAAACCAGTTATGGCAATTGTACAGAAGTCTTCTACTGGAGCAGGAACTAACGTAATTGCAGGTTTGGCAACGGGTATGATTTCTACTTTCCCAACGGTATTATTATTTGCCGCAGCAATTTGGGCTTCTTATGCTTTTGCAGGATTTTATGGTGTAGCTTTAGCAGCTTCTGCAATGATGGCTACAACTGCTATGCAATTAGCAATTGATGCTTTCGGACCAATTTCAGATAACGCTGGAGGAATCGCTGAAATGAGTGAATTGCCAAAAGAAGTGCGTACTCGTACAGATATTTTGGATTCAGTTGGTAACACAACTGCAGCTACAGGAAAAGGATTCGCAATCGCTTCTGCTGCATTGACTTCATTAGCTTTATTTGCTGCGTATGTAACTTTTACAGGAATTGATGGTATTAATATCTTCAAAGCTCCAGTATTAGCAATGTTATTTGTTGGAGGTATGATTCCTGTAGTTTTCTCTGCTTTAGCAATGAACTCTGTAGGAAAAGCAGCAATGGATATGGTATACGAAGTGCGTCGTCAGTTCAAAGAAATTCCTGGAATTATGGAAGGAACGGGTAAACCAGAATACGGAAAATGTGTTGAAATTTCTACAAAAGCCGCTTTGCGCGAAATGATGTTGCCAGGAATTTTAACGATTGGTTTCCCAATTGCAATTGTTTTATTAGGTAAATTAGTTTATGCAGATAACAACCAATTAATTGCTGAAATGTTAGGTGGTTATATGGCTGGAGTTACGGTTTCTGGTGTGCTTTGGGCTGTGTTCCAAAACAATGCTGGTGGTGCTTGGGATAACGCTAAAAAATCTTTCGAAGCTGGAGTTATGATTAATGGAGAAATGACATACAAAGGTTCTGATGCACACAAAGCAGCTGTAACTGGAGATACTGTTGGGGATCCATTTAAAGATACTTCAGGACCATCAATGAACATCTTAATCAAATTAACATGTTTGATTGGTTTAGTAATCGCTCCAATTTTAGGAGGACACGGTGCTACAACTGAAAAAGGGGCTTGTTGTTCTGGAGACAAAAAAGAAATGGTTTGTACGGAAGGAAAATGCGATTTATCTAAATGTGCTACAATGACAAAAGATGAATGTGCAAAAATGTGTGAAGCAAACGGATGTTCAGATGCATGTAAAGAAAAATGCATGGCTCAATACGATGAAAACGGAAAATACATCGGAGATGCAGTTCATGTTCACGGACCAAATTGCAATCATGACAAAGCTGAAATCAAAGACATTAAAGTTACTAAAGTAAAAGATGCTAACGGAAAAGTAAAAGCAACGGTTATTTTAACTACAATGGTTGATGGTAAAGAAACTACCGAAGAAAAAGTTTTTGAAGGAGACGATTTAGAAGTGGATGCAAAAATTACTGAACTAGGAAAATAA
- a CDS encoding inorganic diphosphatase: MTADKVTTFDVLIEIPRGSRNKYEYDFELKRMRFDRMLFSSMMYPADYGFIPETLALDGDPLDVLVLINEPTFPGCVMEVKPIGVFHMADDKGPDEKVICVPVSDPIWNKLNDLSDVNPHLIKEIEHFFQVYKDLENKKVDVEGWGDVNEAKEILMKCTNRFNEIENKPEGLFSIK, encoded by the coding sequence ATGACAGCAGATAAAGTTACTACATTTGATGTATTGATTGAGATTCCAAGAGGAAGTAGAAACAAATACGAATACGATTTTGAGTTAAAAAGAATGCGTTTTGACAGAATGTTATTTTCGTCAATGATGTATCCAGCAGATTACGGATTTATTCCAGAAACTTTAGCACTTGATGGCGACCCATTAGATGTTTTGGTTTTAATTAACGAGCCGACTTTCCCAGGTTGTGTTATGGAAGTAAAACCAATTGGTGTTTTCCATATGGCAGATGATAAAGGTCCAGATGAAAAAGTAATTTGTGTGCCAGTTTCTGATCCAATTTGGAATAAATTAAACGATTTAAGTGATGTGAATCCACACTTAATTAAAGAAATTGAGCATTTTTTCCAAGTGTACAAAGATTTAGAAAACAAAAAAGTAGATGTTGAAGGTTGGGGTGATGTAAATGAAGCAAAAGAAATTTTGATGAAATGCACCAATCGTTTTAACGAAATAGAAAACAAACCAGAAGGGTTATTTAGTATTAAATAA
- a CDS encoding DNA-3-methyladenine glycosylase family protein — protein sequence MLLILEQQVSIDSAKATFNKLKNAIPVFSIDNVYAFSEENFRLCGVSRQKTKYIKALSEAILNGQINIDSLAHKNPELVREELIKIKGIGNWTIDIYLMFCLNSLDIIPLGDIAVVNTMKELFDIHTKEEMEIYAQKWKPYRSVATYFLWHYYLQKRGRKITY from the coding sequence GTGCTTTTAATTTTAGAACAACAAGTTTCAATAGATTCGGCAAAAGCTACTTTTAACAAATTAAAAAATGCAATTCCCGTTTTTTCAATAGATAATGTATATGCATTTTCTGAAGAAAATTTTCGATTATGTGGGGTTAGTCGTCAAAAAACGAAATACATTAAAGCGCTTTCAGAAGCTATTTTAAATGGGCAAATCAACATTGACAGTTTAGCACATAAAAATCCTGAATTAGTTAGAGAAGAACTTATAAAAATAAAAGGTATTGGCAATTGGACGATTGACATTTATTTGATGTTTTGCTTGAATTCATTAGATATAATTCCTCTGGGAGATATTGCAGTTGTCAACACCATGAAAGAACTATTCGATATTCATACCAAAGAAGAAATGGAAATTTATGCTCAAAAGTGGAAGCCATATCGTTCTGTGGCGACTTATTTTTTATGGCATTATTATTTGCAAAAAAGAGGTCGAAAAATCACATATTAA